A region of Chelonoidis abingdonii isolate Lonesome George chromosome 8, CheloAbing_2.0, whole genome shotgun sequence DNA encodes the following proteins:
- the C8HXorf65 gene encoding uncharacterized protein CXorf65 homolog: PVSAARWVREQAQQRAWPCPASQDSIWKVNAPASSAAGRSRCQRRGLCHREDGGSAIHSQDLWCLPETIDLCDEQGTLKLLFLVKLPSDSASKFLSPRGTYYVCRVERGAPGTKQENAYRGFTPILKDPEPELLDALHTQCEFLEKSRLKLLKAQDGKKIQTMESLISIVPSQTSVSSMPLACSAGCPLPGSGRGDLALSALVSREVRVRGGSGSGSARKEGASRSSETPRVRVGTKSQRH; the protein is encoded by the exons CCCGTCTCTGCAGCGCGGTGGGTGCGGGAGCAGGCTCAGCAGAGGGCTTGGCcctgcccagcctcacaggacTCTATTTGGAAAGTGAATGCCCCAGCGAGCTCGGCGGCAGGCAGGTCCCGATGTCAGCGCCGTGGGCTGTGCCATAGGGAGGATGGGGGGAGCGCAATTCATTCCCAGGACTTGTGGTGTCTTCCAGAAACCATCGACCTGTGCGACGAACAGGGCACCCTCAAGCTGCTCTTCCTGGTCAAGCTCCCCAGCGACAGCGCCAGCAAGTTCCTTTCGCCCCGAGGGACCTATTACGTGTGCCGGGTGGAGCGTGGAGCCCCAG GGACCAAACAGGAAAACGCCTATCGCGGCTTCACCCCAATCCTCAAGGACCCTGAACCAGAGCTGCTGG ATGCCTTGCACACTCAGTGCGAGTTTCTGGAAAAGAGCCGTCTCAAGCTGCTGAAGGCCCAGGATGGGAAGAAGATCCAGACCATGGAGTCGCTGATTTCCATTGTGCCCTCTCAGACCTCAGTGAGCTCCATGCCCCTGGcctgctctgctggctgcccACTCCCTGGTTCTGGCAGAGGGGACTTGGccctctctgctctggtctctAGGGAAGTACGTGTGAGGGGAGGAAGCGGCTCAGGGAGTGCCAGAAAGGAGGGAGCGTCCAGAAGCTCAGAGACTCCCAGAGTTAGGGTggggaccaaaagccagagacACTAg